The Arachis duranensis voucher Yi14725-KUN plastid, complete genome genome segment ACATTTATGTTTTTGCTTTACGACTATGATATTTTTTGGGCATTTCTAATAATATCCAGTCTTATTCCTATTTTGGCATTTCTAATTTCTGGAATTTTAGCCCCGATTAGCAAAGGGCCTGAAAAACTTTCTAGTTATGAATCGGGAATAGAACCAATGGGTGATGCTTGGTTACAATTTCGAATCCGTTATTATATGTTTGCTCTAGTTTTTGTTGTTTTTGATGTTGAAACGGTTTTTCTTTATCCCTGGGCAATAGGTTTTGATATATTGGGGATATCCGTATTTATAGAAGCTTTAATTTTCGTGCTTATCCTAATTGTTGGTTCAGTTTATGCATGGCGAAAAGGAGCA includes the following:
- the ndhC gene encoding NADH-plastoquinone oxidoreductase subunit 3; the encoded protein is MFLLYDYDIFWAFLIISSLIPILAFLISGILAPISKGPEKLSSYESGIEPMGDAWLQFRIRYYMFALVFVVFDVETVFLYPWAIGFDILGISVFIEALIFVLILIVGSVYAWRKGALEWS